GTCGCCGAAGTACTCTTCGCGCAGCCCCTTGGGTTCTTTACGGATTCGGACGAGTGTTTGCAATTGTTCCTCCCCGATCGGGAAGACCAACGACCCGCCCTCGCGCAACTGCGCGAGCAGCGGACGCGGAACCTGCGGGGTGCCGGCGGTGATCAGAATACCGTCGAACGGAGCCTCCTCGGCCCAGCCGATGGTGCCGTCTCCGACTCGCGTCACGACGTTCGCGTAGCCGCAGGCGTCCAGCGTCGCGCGTGCCGCGGCCGCCAGAGAAGCCAACCGCTCGATCGTGTAGACGGTGGCGACGAGCTCGGCGAGGACGGCGGTCTGATAGCCGCAGCCCGTTCCGATCTCCAGCACGCGCTCGGCGCCGCGCAGCTCGAGGATCTGCGTCATCAGACCCACCATGTATGGCTGGGAAATCGTCTGCCGTTCGCCGATGGGAAGGGCTTTGTCGTCGTAGGCGCGTTGCTGCAGCGCTTCGGCGACGAATCGATGGCGTTCCACCTTGGACATCGCCGCGAGCACACGGACATCGGTCACACCTCGATCCACGAGCTGTTCTTCCACCATCCGCGCTCGCGCCCGCGCGAAGTTCATGGCCAATCCAGTCCGAGCCGCTCCAGCGCCGCGAACGATGGGTAGTGGGTGAGATCGAGGTGAATCGGCGTGATCGACACGGCTCCCTCGAGGATCGCCGCGTAATCGGTCCCCGGCTCGTGGACGAACCCGAGCTCGTCGCCGCCGATCCAATAGTATTTCTTGCCGCGCGGATCCGTCTTCTCGACGAGCGCTTCACCGAAGCGGCGCTTGCCCTGACGCGTGATGCGGAAGCCGGTCATCTCGCTACGCGCGCGATCGGGCACGTTGACGTTCAGCAAGGTGTCGGGAGGCAGGCCGTGCTCGAGCACCTTTGCGACGAGGCGGACTGCGAACTCCGCCGCAGGGCCGAAGTCGAACTGATTGCGTCCGGCGAGTGAAATCGCAACGGATGGGATCCCGAGCAACGTCCCCTCCATCGCCGCAGAGACCGTGCCAGAGTACGTGAGGTCGTCGCCGAGGTTGGCACCCTTGTTGATACCGGACACGACGAGTCCCGGACGCCCCGGCAGAATGCCGGAGACCGCCAGGTTCACGCAGTCGGTCGGGGTTCCGTCGATGGCGATCTGACGCGGCGCGATCTCCTCGACGCGAAGCGGCCGGTGAAGTGTGAGCGAATGGCCGGCAGCGCTCTGCTCCCGATCAGGCGCGACCACATAGACGTCACCGACGGGTTCCACTGCACGCGCCAGCGCTTGGATGCCGTCCGAGCGGATGCCGTCGTCGTTGCAGACCAGAATGATCATGCCGCTACCCTGCCCCACCCCCACACACGAGGCCCTACCGTACGTCATCCTGCCTATGCGGGCCAAGCGCCGGAGCTGAAGGCGGCCGCAGCGCCGTGACCGGGAGCACGACGTTCCCGGCTACGGCCTGCCGCGGCGCTTCATCGAGTCGGGGCGGCCGGATTTGAACCGGCGACCACACGCACCCCAAGCGTGTGCGCTACCAGGCTGCGCCACGCCCCGAGTGTCCGCGGCACGCGCGAACGCAGAGGGCGTACCACGAGGCTTTCAGAGGCGCAACAAA
Above is a window of Deltaproteobacteria bacterium DNA encoding:
- a CDS encoding protein-L-isoaspartate(D-aspartate) O-methyltransferase, whose protein sequence is MNFARARARMVEEQLVDRGVTDVRVLAAMSKVERHRFVAEALQQRAYDDKALPIGERQTISQPYMVGLMTQILELRGAERVLEIGTGCGYQTAVLAELVATVYTIERLASLAAAARATLDACGYANVVTRVGDGTIGWAEEAPFDGILITAGTPQVPRPLLAQLREGGSLVFPIGEEQLQTLVRIRKEPKGLREEYFGDCRFVKLVGRYGWRQ
- the surE gene encoding 5'/3'-nucleotidase SurE; translation: MIILVCNDDGIRSDGIQALARAVEPVGDVYVVAPDREQSAAGHSLTLHRPLRVEEIAPRQIAIDGTPTDCVNLAVSGILPGRPGLVVSGINKGANLGDDLTYSGTVSAAMEGTLLGIPSVAISLAGRNQFDFGPAAEFAVRLVAKVLEHGLPPDTLLNVNVPDRARSEMTGFRITRQGKRRFGEALVEKTDPRGKKYYWIGGDELGFVHEPGTDYAAILEGAVSITPIHLDLTHYPSFAALERLGLDWP